One window from the genome of Nicotiana sylvestris chromosome 9, ASM39365v2, whole genome shotgun sequence encodes:
- the LOC138877370 gene encoding uncharacterized protein, with protein MKSLSINVPLVEALEQMPGYAKFMNDLVTKKRYMNCETIKMTHQVSSIVHSMAPKIEDPGDFTIPCTISSADFAKSLCNLGASINLMPYLVFKTLVIGQPRPTSMRLQMAYRTMKRPLGIIDDVHVRVNKFILPTDFMILDCEVDYEVSIILGRPS; from the coding sequence atgaagagtttgtcgATAAATgtacctttggtggaggctctagaacaaatgccaggatatgccaagtttatgaacgacttggtaacaaagaagagatACATGAATTGTGAAACAATCAAGATGACACACCAAGTGAGTTCCATTGTACATTCCATGGCCCCAAAGATAGAAGACCCCGGTGATTTTACAATTCCGTGCACTATTAGTAGTGCCGATTTCGCCAAATCTTTGTGCAATTTAGGGGCAAGCATTAACTTGATGCCATATCTTGTGTTTAAGACATTGGTGATTGGGCAACCAAGGCCCACATCCATGAGATTGCAGATGGCATATAGGACAATGAAGAGGCCATTGGGGATTATAGATGATGTGCATGTGCGGGTCAACAAGTTCATACTTCCCACGGATTTTATGATTCTTGACTGTGAGGTTGACTATGAGGTGTcgatcatattggggagaccttccTAG